CGGATTATTAATAAAAAATATTCAACCACAAAGACACAAAGGCACAAAAGATATAATGGATTATTTATATTTGGTTTTTTATAAAAGCATCTACAATATTCATGGTTAACATTTATTAAGATATATAAAATACAAATCCTTGTAAACCTGCTTAATCCGTGTAAATCCGCGTTCTATTCATCCTTGAATATTCGATTTTAAAAAAGCCACTTCCATGGACATGAAAGTGGCTTTTCAGATAGTATCGTTTAACCGGCTTTCAGGCCATATCCCACTGTTCTCTGAGCAGCTTGGCCGCTGCCGGAATGGTCTTAGATACATCCCCGACAGAACCGCATTCGAGGCTGACATAGTCCTGGTAGCCGATGAGCTTCAGTCCCCTGAAACCGTCCACATAGTTGTCGCCCTCGTCCTCGCCGGGCATCTTACGGTTTTTTCTGCTCGCCATGTGGACATGGTGGAGGTACTGGCCTCCGGACAGAAAAGCGCCCATATCGCTCGTTTCCTCCCATGTCATGTGCCAGAAGTCGCCCATGCAGCAGATACCGGGGCTGTTCACATCCCTGCAGATCGACGCGGCATCGGCAACGAGACGGAGGAAAAAGGCTTCCTTGCGGTTGAGAGGTTCGAGGAGAATCCGCGATTTCACCGTGACGGCATGCTCGCCGAGCTCGCCAAGCAGGTCGACGAGCAGGTCGCGGGATTCCTTGTGGCCGAGTGTGGTCTGACCGTTGAATGCCGGGACAATGATGAGCCCGGTCGAGCCGAGTTCACCCGCCGCGGTCAGGATTTCCTTCATGGAATCCATCGCTTCCTTGCGTACCTCCGGTTTTTCGGAGATGATGACCCCGCTGAATCCGGCGCATATCGCGCTGATTTTGATTTTCCGGCCATTGAGGGCTTTCTTGAACTCGACGACACGGCTGCGGAGGTTTTTACCGGATGGCTCGAACCCCGTGAATCCATTCGCTTCGAGAAAATCGAGCTTTTCGTCGAGTGTTTTTCCCGGAGGCTGTCCCTCCTGGGATGAGAGCCTGAGCTGCGCTTTCCGGGGAGGGTCGGGCAGGGTGAATGCGTCCGATTTACCCGGAAGCAGGCTCACAGCTCCGGCGGTTGCCGCTGAGGTAGCCATGAATGTTCGACGTCCCATATTCATCAATTAATCTCCTTCTTCGTATTTTTCGGCATATACTGAACAGGAAAAGGGATGATCTGTCCTTGCTCTCATAAGCCGATCATCAGTACCGGTCATTTAACCTGCGGGTATTTATTTGGCTTTCCCTTCACCCGGCACGGGGACGGGGAATTCCATTTTGACAGGTCCCAATGCATACTCTGCAGGCCCGAGTTTCAGGGTCGAGTCCATCATCTCCTGCCATGTTATCTCCTTGCCGGTATAAGCGGATACACGCCCCATGATGCCAAGGAGGGTGGATTCCGCGGTGAGGGCGGCTTCGTTGATCGGTGTACCCGTGCGGATGGAAGTGATTAAATCGACGTGTTCCTGGTCGTACGGTCCCCGCGGGTCTTCGAGCCACGTCACATCATACGGTCTGGGGTCCTTTGGATCGCCCTTTTTAATGGTTTCCGCCTTCCATTTGATGCTCCCATCGGGATTCCAGATTGTATCGGCGCAGTTTGTCGATCCTTTTGTTCCGACGATGAACTCCGAGACATTGTTAACACAGCCGTCTATCTGGCGGCACATGCTTTCGAGGTGCATGCCGTTCTCGTATTCGAAGTCGACGCAGAAAAAGTCGTACTGGTCGCCGGTCACCCTGCGTTGACGGGCTCCGAAACCGACTGCCTTGACCGGATGCATCCCAGTGAACCAGCTGATGACATCGATGTTGTGGACATGCTGTTCCACGATGTGGTCGCCGGAAAGCCATGCCCAGTTGACCCAGTCGCGGATCATCCATTCCATGTCCGACCAGCCTTTCTGGCGGTCACGGTACCATAACTGGCTCTGATTCCAGTAGCACCGCGCGGCTACGATGTCACCGATTGCGCCGTCAGCGATGCGTTTGAGAGTTTCGACATAGTTTTTCTGGTGGTGACGCTGCGTTCCGGTTACCACGCTCAGATTTTTCGTTTTCGCCTGTCCGGCCGTTTCCATGACTAACCGGGCACCGACCGGATCGACCGCCACGGGTTTTTCCATAAAGACATGCTTTCCGGCGTTTACGGCGGCGGCAAAATGTTCGGGGCGGAAATGGGGTGGTGTGGCAAGTAATACGATATCGACGCCGGAATCGATAAGTTTCTTATAGGCATCGAAACCGACGAAAATGTTTTCGGGCGGAGTCTGCTGTGTCGTTTTTTCCTTTATCTGTTTGAGCGCGCCGTCAATACGATCCTGAAACACATCGGCGAGGGCGGTTATCCTGAGATTCGGCCCGGCGCCGAGAAAATTGATCGCCGCGCCCGAGCCTCTTCCTCCGCACCCGACAAGCCCGGCTTTAAGCACGGGGCCGTCCGGCGCTGTATCGGTCAGTGTGGTAATGGTAACATTCGGTCTCGATACCGGTTTCGTGGTCGAAGTCGGCGGCGGTGTTGCTTTACCGCAGCTCGTTGCCAGCGCTCCCGCGGCAGCGACAGTGCCGAAAAATTTCCGGCGTGAAAGCTCAAATCCGTTCGTGCTCATGATGGTCTCCTCGTGTGGTTACATTTCTGTATCGTTGTACAATGATCGATAATCTGATGTAAGACGAGTTCATCTGTCTGTTTATATCTGGTTATCTTATGAGAATATAAATAGAAATATAATGTAAATTATATTTCATATAACTTATTTTTGTTTTTGTGCCACACTCGAATGAAAATAATTAAGCCAGATCGACCCCGTCGTGTCTGTGCCGTTTCTTCCGCTCATATGAACCCGCAGGGTATAAACGTCGTTATCACGGTGATTGTCAACGGTAAAGCGGTAGGTCTGATACAGGTTCTTGTCGCTGCTCTGAAACGGATGCGGGTCCCGTGAAATCTCGCCGCCGTTACGGAGCAGGGCCGCCCATTCGACAGAAATCCCGCCATCGCCTTTTTCATGGTCGAACGTCACCCGGTAATGACCGTTACCCTTCATATACTTCGTGATGTCCCATTCTACATCTTTTAGAGTGGGTGAAATCCTGTCCGACGTCCATCCGCCGACACGGACATCCTCTTTGTAGTAATCGACACCGAGCGCATCCAGACGGCGGTAGTGTGTTTCCATGCGCCCGGAGAAATCGTTCCAGTCACGCTGTTCCTTTGGCGTCCAGAGCACCTCGCACAGCGCACAGAGCCGGGGGAATACCTGCTGGTCGATTTCGGGCTGGGGCGCGTATTCCGCCCACATGCAGCACTCGCCTCCCATGATGAGCGCGGCCTGTTCCTTCGTGAAATTATCGGGCGCCGGCTGAAACGAATAGGTTTTCTCCGGTGGTGTGATACCCATCCACCATGCTTTCGAGCGGAGGGAATACAACGGGTAATCGAAGTATGTGTAATCGTGGGGCGAGGATATCACCCGATGGCCTTTCCGGGTGCCCTCCTCGGCGCCTTTCATGCCCCGCCACGACTGTACGACCGCACCGGGCGATATGCCGCCCTCGAGAATCTCGTCCCAGCCGATGATCGTGCGTCCTTTCGACTGCATGAACGCATCGATGCGCTTCGTGAAATACCCCTGAAGCTCGCGCTCGTCCTTGAGACCCTCGTCTTTGATCCGTTTCTGGCAGAGAGGGCACTTCTCCCACTGGTCTTTCTTCGCTTCGTCGCCGCCGATGTGTATGTACGGTGATGGGAATATCTCGCAGATTTCGTTGAGTACGTTTTCCAGAAATACAAACGTCTCGTCCTTTCCGGCGCAGAACAGATTCGTGAACACTCCCCAGCCGGTCTCGACGTTCACCGGTTTCCCGCTGCATGACAGCGGGGGGTATGCTGCGACGGCTGCTGTTGCATGTCCCGGCATTTCGATTTCCGGTACAACGGTGATATAACGGCTTTTCGCATAGGCCACGATATCTTTCGCTTCTTCCTGCGTGTAGAATCCGCCATAGCGCTCGCCGTATTCCTCGCGCCAAGCGCCGATTCCGGTGAGGCGCGGGTAGCGCTTGATCTCGATACGCCAGCCCTGAT
This region of bacterium genomic DNA includes:
- a CDS encoding beta-N-acetylhexosaminidase, with translation MLKKSIKAAGLILVSLLIINGENTVQAAENGALAIIPKPVKVLPQEGSFTLKKGLVISQSGQVPPELGHYLAGQIVAASGFTPAVTIVSGGKVPDGSIRLSLDESLSSTLGDEGYSLIIAPVSVKLTAPKPAGLFYGIQTLRQLLDSRKGTTPALPCAEIEDRPVYSWRGMSLDCARHFMTIDFIKRYIDLLAYHKMNVFHWHLTDDQGWRIEIKRYPRLTGIGAWREEYGERYGGFYTQEEAKDIVAYAKSRYITVVPEIEMPGHATAAVAAYPPLSCSGKPVNVETGWGVFTNLFCAGKDETFVFLENVLNEICEIFPSPYIHIGGDEAKKDQWEKCPLCQKRIKDEGLKDERELQGYFTKRIDAFMQSKGRTIIGWDEILEGGISPGAVVQSWRGMKGAEEGTRKGHRVISSPHDYTYFDYPLYSLRSKAWWMGITPPEKTYSFQPAPDNFTKEQAALIMGGECCMWAEYAPQPEIDQQVFPRLCALCEVLWTPKEQRDWNDFSGRMETHYRRLDALGVDYYKEDVRVGGWTSDRISPTLKDVEWDITKYMKGNGHYRVTFDHEKGDGGISVEWAALLRNGGEISRDPHPFQSSDKNLYQTYRFTVDNHRDNDVYTLRVHMSGRNGTDTTGSIWLNYFHSSVAQKQK
- a CDS encoding sugar phosphate isomerase/epimerase; translation: MNMGRRTFMATSAATAGAVSLLPGKSDAFTLPDPPRKAQLRLSSQEGQPPGKTLDEKLDFLEANGFTGFEPSGKNLRSRVVEFKKALNGRKIKISAICAGFSGVIISEKPEVRKEAMDSMKEILTAAGELGSTGLIIVPAFNGQTTLGHKESRDLLVDLLGELGEHAVTVKSRILLEPLNRKEAFFLRLVADAASICRDVNSPGICCMGDFWHMTWEETSDMGAFLSGGQYLHHVHMASRKNRKMPGEDEGDNYVDGFRGLKLIGYQDYVSLECGSVGDVSKTIPAAAKLLREQWDMA
- a CDS encoding Gfo/Idh/MocA family oxidoreductase translates to MSTNGFELSRRKFFGTVAAAGALATSCGKATPPPTSTTKPVSRPNVTITTLTDTAPDGPVLKAGLVGCGGRGSGAAINFLGAGPNLRITALADVFQDRIDGALKQIKEKTTQQTPPENIFVGFDAYKKLIDSGVDIVLLATPPHFRPEHFAAAVNAGKHVFMEKPVAVDPVGARLVMETAGQAKTKNLSVVTGTQRHHQKNYVETLKRIADGAIGDIVAARCYWNQSQLWYRDRQKGWSDMEWMIRDWVNWAWLSGDHIVEQHVHNIDVISWFTGMHPVKAVGFGARQRRVTGDQYDFFCVDFEYENGMHLESMCRQIDGCVNNVSEFIVGTKGSTNCADTIWNPDGSIKWKAETIKKGDPKDPRPYDVTWLEDPRGPYDQEHVDLITSIRTGTPINEAALTAESTLLGIMGRVSAYTGKEITWQEMMDSTLKLGPAEYALGPVKMEFPVPVPGEGKAK